The following coding sequences lie in one Primulina huaijiensis isolate GDHJ02 chromosome 2, ASM1229523v2, whole genome shotgun sequence genomic window:
- the LOC140959454 gene encoding histone deacetylase complex subunit SAP18-like, with amino-acid sequence MAEVQRRPGRPGPPPGRGPPTPASVKPSAPRFEPVDREKTCPLLLRVFTKVGDHHTDGDFAVRGKEPKDEVQIYTWMDATLCELTDLVKEVTPEARRRDAILSFAFVYPDKCGRFVVREVGRTFSYPNGRRPDSGSKAFSDLSFQIGDYLDVAILTQ; translated from the exons ATGGCAGAAGTCCAAAGAAGACCTGGAAGGCCTGGCCCTCCGCCGGGTAGGGGCCCTCCGACGCCTGCTTCCGTCAAGCCTTCTGCCCCACGGTTCGAACCTGTGGATCGCGAGAAG ACTTGTCCGTTGTTGCTTCGTGTTTTCACCAAG GTTGGAGACCATCATACTGATGGTGATTTTGCTGTGAGAGGCAAGGAACCAAAGGATGAGGTTCAGATTTATACATGGATGGATGCAACTTTGTGTGAATTAACTGATCTG GTGAAAGAAGTAACTCCGGAAGCAAGAAGAAGAGATGCTATTCTGTCTTTTGCTTTTGTCTATCCTGATAAATGTGGCCGTTTTGTGGTTAGAGAG GTAGGGAGAACCTTTTCTTACCCTAATGGAAGACGGCCCGACAGTGGGAGCAAAGCCTTCAGTGATCTCAGTTTCCAG ATAGGTGATTACCTGGATGTTGCAATCCTGACCCAGTAA
- the LOC140957006 gene encoding uncharacterized protein, producing MGHKAGDCPKLKQPTARRAYVMHAEQAEPDTTLITAGIATYALLDSGATHSFISESFVKELRILPVDVESGFRVTVPSAEHMISSSVVKDVELKLQKYIIRADLIVLPTPEFDIILGMDCLTLNVSTIDFRRRTVSIRPPNEKAFIFEAAQNNQMPHIISCMRAKKLIQKGCQNFLVSIISAPDIDSRSIENVKVVKDFSDVFLDDVSGIPPEREVEFIIELKPATMPISKAPCILAPVELKELKDQIQELLDKGFIRPSFSPWDTPMLFFKKKDGIMRLCIDYIELNRRVAFLGHIVSKEGIEVDQSKVESVKQWLVPKNVTEICSFSWVYLATISSSSKASHPLMYP from the exons ATGGGACACAAGGCTGGCGATTGCCCAAAGCTCAAGCAACCTACGGCTAGAAGggcatatgtgatgcatgctGAGCAAGCAGAGCCAGACACTACACTTATTACAG CGGGAATAGCTACCTACGCTTTACTAGACTCTGGAGCGACgcattctttcatatctgaatCATTCGTGAAGGAATTGAGAATCCTACCAGTAGATGTAGAGTCGGGATTCAGAGTTACAGTGCCTTCTGCCGAACATATGATTTCTAGTAGCGTGGTTAAGGATGTGGAACTTAAATTGCAAAAGTATATTATACGAGCGGATCTTATAGTACTACCTACGCCTGAGTTCGATATTATTTTGGGCATGGATTGTCTTACACTGAATGTGTCCACTATTGATTTTCGGCGGAGGACAGTATCTATTAGACCACCAAATGAGAAAGCATTTATCTTTGAGGCGGCACAAAACAACCAAATGCCGCATATTATTTCATGCATGCGTGCGAAGAAGCTTATTCAAAAAGGGTGCCAAAATTTCCTTGTTAGTATTATATCTGCACCCGATATTGACAGTCGATCTATTGAGAATGTGAAGGTAGTTAAGGATTTCTCGGACGTATTCCTCGACGATGTTTCTGGCATCCCACCTGAAAGAGAAGTAGAATTTATTATCGAATTGAAGCCCGCTACaatgccaatctctaaggcaccatgTATATTAGCACCCGTTGAATTGAAGGAACTAAAGGACCAAATTCAAGAGCTGTTAGACAAAggatttattcgccctagtttttctccatgggacACGCCaatgttatttttcaaaaagaagGATGGGATCATGAGACTGTGCATCGACTACATAGAGTTGAATAGA AGGGtagcattcttgggccacattgtgTCAAAAGAGGGAATAGAGGTCGACCAATCTAAGGTTGAGTCAGTCAAGCAATGGCTCGTGCCTAAAAATGTGACGGAAATATGTAGTTTTTCTTGGGTTTACCTGGCTACTATCTCAAGTTCATCAAAGGCTTCTCATCCATTGATGTACCCTTGA